GCTTGCCCTTAGAGAATCACAGGCTCACAGAAAGGTTAGGACTGCTCTGTGTGATTTGCTAACTAACAAACACTTGCTGATTTAAGGGAGACAGAACACGTGCTCATTAAAAACACTGCTTCTAGGCTCAAATAAACTTGGGTTCAAATTTCAGCTCTTCCACCtgctagctgtgtaaccttggacaatgtccttaacctttctgtgcctcatctGTCAATAATTATGAACATGGGTAATTATTGTACCTCTTTCATGAGTTTTTTGGACTACAGGAAATGAGGTTCACAATATCTAATGTATAATAAATGCTCAAATAAGGGCAAACTAGAATTAATAGCTTTTTAAGAGAGGAGTCACACCCATACAGGCAAATGAAAACTATTGAGAACAGAACATGTCCAAATAAGCAAGAACTTTatagtcaactagaggcccagtgcacagatttgtgcaccagtggggtcccttggcctggcctgtggggattgggccgagactggctctctgacatcccccgaggggtctcggattgcaagagggcacagtctaggctgagggaccccaccgttgTAAgataggggccagggagggaatgcaggagggctccagggtgtgtccagccccttTAGCCCAGTCcccattggctggaccccagcagcaagctaacctaccagttggagcgtctgcccctcgtggtcagtgcatgtcatagcgactggctgaACAgttgaatggttggacacttagcatattaggtttttattatataggatgaagccAAATCAGAAAAATAGGCTAATGCTATAGAAGACAATTCttatgaaaaggagaaaagaaactgtCAGCAAGTATTGGGACAAGCTCTGGAGACTGTTTGGGGAAGATAACTTGAGAGTGGTCCAAGGCCAGAGTAGATACATGGTGTGTGGGGAGGGAAATTGATCAAGGTAATTTCGATTTTCCCGAAGCATTTGTAAGCCATTGGAATTATTCAAGTATCAGAATGTATAAGTGGGCACTGTCCTCAACatagagaaaaagtaaaagaaacctGAGGACAGTGAATGAAAAATGAGTTTATATATTCACAATTGGCCATTTTTAGTGCTCTCTATAGAAAACTCATAAAAACTCAGGGCTTTCTGAAAGTTACATTTCAAACTCATTAAGCCCTAAAGGGAATCAGCAGGACTACATATGCCAACGTGGACAGCAACCAAGATATACATGGAAGTGAATTACAACATTGTTTTTTAGCATGTTCCAATTAGTACTACCTGAAAAAgcatatatgtgtatgcatgcatatatatgaCTGTACATACATTTATATGCCTAAGAAGTGAGATGAGGGACTTAAAGgggctcttctttatttttaaaaccatttgtACTGTTTGCATTTTTACCAAGAATATGTATCATCTTTATAAGTTAAAAAGAACACCagaaaataataattctaaaaattCAGAATATTGCACAGTTCTTTGCACAAAGTaggactcagtaaatgtttgaatGAATGGAGGAAAGTTATTTACTTGCCCATCAGTTGGTACATGAGAAGATAGAAAGGAATataaaaagaagtgaaagaaatagaagggGGGAATACAGAAATCACAGAAGCTACCTGGAGCAATTTTCACTTcctcataaaagaaaaagaaaatagaaggaaagCTGCTAAAGGAAAGAGCTGATGAACACCTTCCTCACTCTAGTGTTAGGATTTATATGACGGAATATAGTCTGCGGTCTGTTGGCCAATATTCCAATGGACTTTGCAAGTATGAGAGCCTGTAAACAGAAGGATCTTTAAGGAGCTGATCAAAGCTCTGCTGTTGGAAGGGGCAGAGCAGAGGTTAATGTTCTCCTTTTGGTGATAAAAGATGTTTTGCCATGAGAATGCATCTCAGTGAGAAGCCCAGGGATTTTATGGAAAGTGCAATAAAACATACCGTATTAGTAATAATATATGCCATTTGAAGAACACTGCTTTCCCAAATATGACAGTTTATTATGAAATGCCTTTCcatgaagaacagaagaaattaAAGTTGTAAAACCCTACTAGGTCATCTATTCTCTCCTAGAAGGTCTAAAGCAGATTATATTCCATCATATAAATCCTAACACTTTCAATGATGTATAAGGGGGATTTACATTAATAAATCCTACATGAAAAACACAGACACAAAGCAGCAATACTGAATGCAAAGAAAAGAGAGCCACATTTACTAATTCCCTACATCCCAAAGTGATTATGAGTTGCCAGcgtgtgttttaatttatatttaaaaaaagaattacaactTCATTGAAAGCTTAATAAATGAAGTTATCAGagtcaagttaaaaaaaaaaaagaacacaaatgcTATTTTCATTGACCATTTTAGAATGCTCATGGGAGATAACCAAACTCCTGAGCAAATATGGGAGATTCGGTCCTGTAGCAACCCACGTGTACCTTTATTTTTACAAGGCAAACACTCTTGGCCAAGGTGATAAGATGATTGAACCGAGTGCAGTGACTTTCTTGCGATTACAGCTAATTTGCTCTTCAAAAACCCATTTATACTGATCAtcttaattttgttatttaacaATGAGGACCCTTATAGAtaagttttctgttttatttcactttagtTTTCAGATTCTTCTAATTCCTTCCATTTTTATCCATCTGTGAAAAAATAGGATGCTTTCTAACTTTGTGATAACTACTCACTAAATGGCCCATAGGAAAGCACAATGGGAATCCAGacttctttttattaaatgttctctttccttctacttttttctcttccttagtcATTATCTAGAGATCTGGATGTGCAAACAACTTCTTATAAGTGGCTCTTCCTCTCCTGGGCTCATTCTCCCATTCTGTACAAAGAAGAGCTAGATCAAAGGAGTGCTAACTTTCAATGGCATTGACTCTATTAAGTTTGAGTGACAAGACACACAGAAGTCTTTCTTGACCCTATTATCAACCTCACAGAGCTGAAGGCTCTCTCTAGTTAGATGCCCACACCCTGGTGGAGCATGCTTAGCCTTCAGTGCTGTCCTCGGGGTAGTGAAACTTCTCTTAAATAAAGTGAGGGCCTTCCACCCAGACTCTGGCTTGACCTCTCGGGGATCTCAGTTGGTAGAGGTTATGCCAACCAACTTCTATGACACAATAGATACTCATTTGGTAGACATAGTAGAGATTCTATTAATACTTTGTGGCCTACTGAGAACTCCAATAAAAGAACTCATAATGAGGGACGGCCATTTCTTTTGAAGTACTGCAGTCCAGGCTCTGTGAGTTTACCCCTCAATCCCAAATCTTTCCTCAATGGATTAACAGGAAAATCAGTAATGGTGAAATTTAAGTGTGCAAGGGAATACAATGGCTACCTGACATCTGTAGATGGCTATATTAACAAGCAGCTTTCAAACACGGAAGAATACATAGATGGAGCTTTGTCTGGACACTTGGGTGAAGTTCAAATAAGATGTAATAATAGCCTTTATATCAAGGATGttgaagatgaggaagaagatggagaaatgagaaaatagCCTCTTTTGTGGGAAATTTTTTGTACATATATTTCTagacaataaaaatttgttttttcaatttgaaaaaaaaggacCTGTAATGACAACTCACTGAAGGCTCTCCATGATCCTGCAATTGTTTCTCCTCTAAACTACACAACTACACTGTCATCTTCATGGTGCCTGTTTCAGTTAGGGTTCCCCACAGAAACAgaagcaaggagagagagagagagagagagagagagagagagagagagagagagagagagagagaaacagttcacatacacacacacaaaaattagctCACATAACTGTAGGGGCTGAAAAGTCTGAAATTTGTAGAGCAGGCCAACAGGCTAGAAATTCAGGTATGAATTGATGTTGCAATCATGAAGCCAAAAATCTACAAGGTAAACCTGGCATACTGAAACTCAGGAAGGATTTCTATGTTACATTCTTGGAGTCGGATTCTTTCTTCTTTGGGAAACCTCTGTCTTTGATCTTAAGGTCTTCAAGTGATtgaatgaggcccacccacattatggagagCAATTTGCTTTACTCAAATTCACCTGATTTAAATGTTAGTCACATCTAAATAAATACCAtcacagcaacatctagactagtgtttgaccaaacaactggGCACAATAGCCTAGCcatttgacacataaaattaatcattacaGTTTACAATTATGGCCTGCCTTTGGTACTCACATAGGCCACTATTATTCTCCTTTGAATTGGGTTACCTTGGGCTAGCTGATACTAGCCTTATACCCTGTTCCCTAAGTCCTGCCAGATTTTTTGATACCAGGCCTACACTTTTGGTCTGTTTTTCTACTCTATTAACTGCTTCCAAATAGCTTCAGCACAAGCTGCTAGACCAGTAACAGCagacaacaaacaaaaagaagtcAGTAGCTCCTGTATTCTAGCTCAGGAAATTCTTCTCCTTCAAACTTTCCCATGAATAGGCTTTATTGGCTCCCCAAAGCACTTGGCTTTGTGTACTGTCTCAGTCTCATGTGGTGCCATGCCAGGCCGTTTGCCTTATTTCTGACCTGCTATTCCCTCAGGACCCTGTTCCCAATCTTTGCTCTCCACCAACAATGGGCAAAGAGGTTCCATGTCTGTGCTCCACCATCATctggaaaggaaaaacaaatagaagTTACAGCTCTTAAAACACTTTCACATCCAGATATCACTAActggtattctttttttaaaaaatatattttattgattttttttttttttacagagaggaagggagaggaatagagagttggaaacatcaatgagagagaaacattgatcagctgcctcctgcacacctcctactggggatgtgcccgcaacccaggtacatgcccttgaccggaatcaaacctgggacccttcagtccgcaggccgatgctctatccactgagccaaaccggttatggcgaCGAACTGGTATTCTTGATGCCACCCTGAGAGTTTATAAATGAGCAAAGCCTTATTTGGTGGATGAAAAATCTGAGGTTTAGAAAGAGTAAGTCCTCGGCACAGGGGCGCATAGCTAGGCAGTACACACGTCCTTGCTATGGAGACCAGGACTCTGGGTTATTTCATCAAACTAGAAGCACCTTTACAAGAAGTAATATGCAACATTGTTTCTAAAAAGATCACAAAGTCATTTTCTCACCTGTCACCTAGTCATTTCTTGCTTTCTTAAAAATTGCCCACAGCATTCTTTCTCTAGGCCTTAGGCTGCCGAGATACGGAAATTCTCCTTCATTTTGTATCTCAGAATTTTAACTTGAATTTAACCTACAAAGTCATTGACTGCACAGGCTGTTTGTTTGCAATACAGTTTGCTAGCAGGCACATAATGGGTGAGTCTGGACAAAGTACTTTCCATCCTGAGAAAGTACTAGGTCCCAAGTAAGAGAACCTGGCCCAAGGAATGGCCATAAAGACTTTGTAGACAGAAACTGAAAACTCGCTGGGGTTGAGCTAGATCCAGAGCCCTCAGGCCAGGCATGCCCAAGAAGGCTTTGAGGGTAGAGTTTTTAATGAGATGTGAGAAATAGAGGATATTAGGCAATATCGGGATGGTCCAGAAGTGGTTAATAGGGCAATATCCCCAGAAAGTAAAAAGAACATACCTTAAGAGGGTCTAGTAAGCAGTAGGCAGAAGTCTAGGCAAGGTTGGCAGCAGCTTCAGCAAGCAATGGCAGTAAGCAACAAGGGGCTGTGCTAGACAGTAAGCTATGAGGCATCATTGAGTGTTGGACACAAGCCATAGACAGCTATCTCTTCAGATAGGCTGACAGGCAAAACCAGAGAGTTCTGGCCGTGAACACATACAGATCTGAAGAAAAATGGTAAAAGCAACAGAATTCCAGTCTTCAAAGGAAAAGGATACCAAGTATAAAGCTAAGGCAGGGACCCAAGCTCTCTGGTAAAAAAGAGTGGGTAACAGACGAAGAATGAGCTCCTGGGTATAGAGGAAAAGGCCAGGGAATGGTTACAGGAAGGCATCAATAATCTATTTATAgcttggttggtgtggctcaatggttgaacattggcccatgaaccaagagatcatggtttgattcctggtcagggtacattcccaggttgtgggctcaatccccagtaggggggcgtgcaggaggtagctgattgatacttttctctcattgatgtttctatctctctatccctccccctttctctctcgaaaaacaataaaaacatattttaaacgcAATCTATTTATAGTAGGACTGAGGCACAGTCTGAGAAGGACTTAAAGTTACATTGCCTTAATGACCCTGGACTCTTTAAATCTCATTTGACTATAAATAGGATGGAGCTCAGAGTCTTGCTGAGTGGGGTGAAGTAGAATGATGGCCTACATTTGGAGGCACAGATGCACATCTGTAAATAAAGGAGGACTAAGGGAGCATGAAGTCAATAGTCAATCCCCTTCTAGGGCTTTTGGACTAtagagaaaacttccctaaccagAAGAAAACCTGTAAGGAAAGCCCAGTTATACCTGTCACCACCTTTCTAATCTAGGGATCATGAGATGtggatctctctttctcttacacAGGGTATCAGTAAGAACCCTCCAAAGCTAAAGCAGAAAGAAACATAACAATAAATATCTCATAATCCTAGAATGGGATAGCTGGAAGAGTTTAGCTCCCAGCACTAAGAAAGTGGGGAACCTGAGATCTAGAGTCCATTCAAAGACCTGCCCAAGATCAAATAATCAATAGAGTCTGGGACTTAGGTTTCCTGATTCTCGGCTCGAAGTTATTTCTATCAAACCCCCCAAAGAAATAATCCAATAAACACACAAATTGGAAGACAGCTTTATGACAGACCAATTGCTATCCATGCTTTGAACAATCAAACTGACTTATCTCATTTGATttcaaaacacacatacatagatGTAGATTAAGAGGGTAGAGAGACATCAGCAGCcatctatatatactagtataaaagGCTAAGAGACTGTCagaccattcaaccagtagctatgacgtgcaatgaccaccagggagcagatgctcaacgcaggagctgccaagctgtggtgacttggcggtggcggttctcgggtgatgcaccccagaaccagagaggagggagcccgattctgggatgtgtcacctgagaaccaccctcttgcaatctgggacccctcaggggatgttggagagccagttttggcccaatccttgcAGGTTAGTCTGAGGGAACCCcatctgctggagggaccccacagACAAACTTCAAGCCATGGCTCTGTCCCAGGTGCagcgggctggggagggatggggggaggttggctccagggtgtgtctggcctgtcttgcccagtcctgccctgccagccaccttctaattaatttccttccaatgttcacaaatccgtgcaccagggcactagtcaTATATAATAAGTTAACTTACCTTCCAAAACCTGACTTGCTTTgtaatttgaaatataaagacCTATAATATGTACCCCACCACAAAAAATGTGCTATATATAGTAAATTTCAGAAGCATGTTAATCTCAAAATGCCAGTATTTCCCTGTTGCTATAGTTATGGCATCTGGTTAAATCAGAGTTCAGCAGCAGTAAGCAATGCTAACATTGATCCCAGCCAATTTTGTGCTTTGCTTCTAATGCAGGATGAGGAAAATAGGAACAAAACAGTCactttctcttccactccctcccaggagcaAAGTCCCTTAGCTAGTCTGGATTAGACAATATATTGACACCCCAACTAGCACAAAAAACTGGACTCATGAGTACCAAAGTATTGATTTCATGGTACAAGCAGCTCCAGGTTTATAACTGGGAGCTACATGTTCAGGAAGTGCTAATATGCCAAAGTTGCAATCTGCTCAatcagagaatttttttaaatatattttttattgatttttttacagagaggaagggagagggatagagagaaacatcaatgagagagaaacatcgatcagctgcctcctgtacactccccaccgGAGATGCACccacagccaaggcacatgcccttgactggaatcaaatctgggacccttcagtccacaggccgacactctatccactgagccaaaccggttaggatgATCAGAGAATTTTTATGCTTAATATAGTTGAAAGCTTGAATATCAATTCCTTTTACAAACATGCCATTTGAGGATTAATGGTCAGCAAAAAATGAAGGCTTTCAAATGGATTCATCACTTTGGGCTCCATAGCTTtccatttgaaaattttcattttaaactccTATTATTTCAGGGCTTCTTTTATTTGTGTTTCAAAAGACATTGTCTTAGGTAGGTTTCTCAGGTTTATGCACTGGTCCATTAATGGGCCTCTCTACATAGCCCTCTATCTCCTTTACTCTAAAGAGTGATTTGGTCTCCAAATGTTATTCTGAACATTTAGGAGCCATCATAAATATACATAACAGAGTATTTCTAAAGTTGTGACAATAAAATCAATACTGTATAAATTATGGCATGGACTTTAAGGGTAGGCTACTCTGTAGGATTGGAACACAGACCTaggcccattttttaaaaaagggcaaatagcagaTTTTCTGTACTCTTTTCTCATGTGTTAATTTTCTCTTGAAATTTGGTATATTTTATGGGTAAACATATTCTAGAAAATACAATCCATATGCGAGTTTAAATGggcttttcaaaaaaattattcataCACAGCTACTGAGCTTGTTCCATTGATGTTTAAACAAATTGATAATTGATACTTCCTTGTAAAGAAGTTCTGATagttattctgacaggtgtgaggtgatatctcattgtagtttttatttgcatttgcctgataattagtgatgctgaacaccttttcatgtgcctgttagccatttgtatatcttctttggaaaaaggtctattcagattctcttacacctgtcagaatggctgttatcaaaaccaaaaaaaaggaaCAAGTGTTGGTGACaatttggtgcagccactataacAAAATGTATGAAGAttccccaataaattaaaaatggagctactATATGATCCAGTGATTCTACTACTGGTATCTATCTGAAGAAaactaaaacactaatttgaaaagatatattcacccttatgttcactgcagcattatttataatagccaagatatggaaataacctaaatgtctactaatggatgaatggatagagaaGATATTATATAATGAAATGCTATTCagacacacaaaaagaaagaaatcttgccatttgcagaACATGGACAGActttgagggtattatgctaagtgaaataaatcagtcagagaaaggcaaataccacatgatttcacttatatgtggaatctaaagaacaaagtaaaacaaacaaacaaaaaaaacaaaataaagcccagactcagagatacagagtAGAGATTggcggttgccagagggaagggtagttgggagggggaaaaaatggaacaGGAGTTAGAAATACAatcttccagttataaaataaataagtcatagcAATATATTGAACAACAtgaggaatctacactaataaaagacaaagatgttaattgaccatacatttggtatgcccaagccacgcccaccagccaatcagagcgactatatgaaaattaacccaaccaagatggcatctggcagccacggagctggagcaaggaaGAGgtttggttgccctggtgatggaggaagccaagcttcctgcggCTGGCTGTAGcatccacaaaaggcaacaacgtttcaattatagaagctaaatcaatcccagatacctgcttccagctagcctccactgggagcttaggtggctgggggctgtggccagcctttaaacagccatcagcccctcatccaggatggccacaccctcatggagtgagggtccctgctggggggcttggccagactgcaaacagccatcagcccctcacccaggctggccaggcaccccagcggggaccccccctccctgaagggagtgtggccagcctgaaaacggccctaagcccctcactcaggctggccaggcaccccagcaggatccccaccctgatccgggacacccttcagggcaaaccagccggcccccacctgtgcaccaggcctctatcccatataataaaagggtaatatgcaaattgaccctaacagcagagcgactgggaatcactggtcactatgacacacactgaccaccagggagcagatgctcaatgcaggggctgccccctggtggtcagtgcgctcccacaggggaagctctgctcagccacaagccagactgactgctgccagtacagcagtggtggtgggagcctctcccacctcctcagcagtactaaggatgtccgactgcagctaggcctgctccccgctggcaagtaaatatcccctgagggctcccaggctgccagagggatgtctgactgccagcttaggcccaatccccccagggagcgggcctaagccagcaggtggtcatcccctgaggagtctcAGACTGTgagcgggcacaggccaggctgaggtacccaccccccgagtgcacaaatttttgtgcaccaggcctctagtctaataataaaaccataatatgctaattagaccagacatccttccagaccaaGCTGTGGTGGCTGGAGGCTGAGGTAGAGGAGGTGGCCgctatggtggtgggggccaagccccttgcacggatttcatgcatcaggcctctagtcctatataataaaagcctaatattcaaatattcaaattgactgaatggtggaatggctggttactatgatgtgcactgaccaccagggcacagacgctcaatgcaggagcttcccctagcccacaggccacaggccagccaaggtgggtgtgagtggggggccCCCCTGATTACCCTgctggtcaccctgcagagggaggcaacctgcagtggtggtggggggtggggctggcgagcgggtggcaccaggacAGCCaatgtgggtgcaagtgggggggggggggccctgatcacccaacTGGttaccccacagatcagccctgattgcaggccaggttTCAGGaacctaccagtgcacgaattttgtgcaccaggcctctagtaccttaataaaaataaatacaatagctgtaggacagtggttctaatttccagaggatgaggcccagaaatcagaattttaaaaagattcccaggcgattctaatgtgcagccaaggttgagaaccactgctgtagatctccatattaaaaaaaaaaattctgatagCAGACTATATAGCACATCCTTGACAGGAGCATGTTCTCAGAATGGTACCTCCTCTCTCTGACCAATTAGGAGTGTGATGCACCCCTAATTGACTAACATGTACTGGTTTCTGATAAAATGTCTGCAGTGCTTATGCACTGTGATATATTCATTTAGTCTGGGTTGGCAGACATAACTATGATAATTGACTCCTCTGCCTTAAAGCTTGAATGACTTTCATCTGGTCATACAGGTCAGTCCTCACGTTTCAGAAAGTCCTTCACAGAGACAGAACCAAGCTTTGGTCATCTTCACACAAGGCCAATTGCTCATCTCAGTTACTATAGTTCTCACTTTTAAGCTCTCAGCTTGAGAGGGTTTTAGATTCATGGGAGGTCTGTGactatgatcttttaaaaaactatataaatataatatcagAGGTtggctttctttatttttttccaataaaaattatCTATGGGATGCCTGCAGAATGTGTGCCATGTCTACAGTACACGAGAATCTTAGCAACAGCTCCCCATTTCCAACACTTGACAATTCATGCACACTGCTCACATGTCAGGAAGAATTCTGACATTTTGAATTTCTATTTATACTGCTGTGGCAATATTTTCATCACGCAATATgcattattggcaaatatgtccatTCCTATTCCTAAATGTCTTATCAACATTACCATGTTATTAAAATACTCAGAGTATAACTTCCTTGCAATGAcaattagtgatgctgagcaccttttcatgtgacTTACCCTATTGGTGTTCACATCAACTCAAAACTCAAAATGGCATTAACTACTAAGTCTTGGGTGAATATGGCAAGGGTGATTTGAAGAGCAATTCAAGAACCTTAAAAACTTTTCCATATAATTCCATaccatttgaaatatatttcagaGTGAAGTAAAATTTGTTGACTGTAATTAGAGAGAAGGTGGTAAAAGAATATTCTTTATTAGATGACTCTGAATTGTATCCCGAGTTAAGGAAACATGTAGTTAGGAGAAAAGTACTGAATTG
The sequence above is a segment of the Myotis daubentonii chromosome X, mMyoDau2.1, whole genome shotgun sequence genome. Coding sequences within it:
- the LOC132224806 gene encoding small nuclear ribonucleoprotein F-like; this encodes MVNLQCICTAFSECKTRVTGFLRLFGYCSPGSVSLPLNPKSFLNGLTGKSVMVKFKCAREYNGYLTSVDGYINKQLSNTEEYIDGALSGHLGEVQIRCNNSLYIKDVEDEEEDGEMRK